The region gcttatgcgataatagtagattattcacctctgtccacatgtttatttagacacttggggagttgtTGCATGAGacgaaggcgaatgttataaccctaagtgtctaaataaacatttggacagaggtgaaaacgctattttatctaccgacggcgaaataatagcactttttaactgctattatttcacctaggtagataaaaaagaatatgcacgtatgacaagccgtctcggcaagcctcgaccgctttgtcatacgtgcataatatttattattcaacgaatggcgaacgaaacgtgttaccgtttacgattcgtgacgaaaAGTTTTACTGTTTACAATCATAATGGACGAACAACAGGACAAAATGCTGTATCACGCCATCATCAGTGCACCTATGTCTTGCGATGACCATGTGCATATCAGCGCTACACAAACTGAAGTGAGCAATCGCTTCAATTGTACGAGCATACACAcactttttcgtcatttgttaAAAACTCTTTGTGTTTCGTGCAATATCTCTCACATACAGCTTTTTGGATCTCTCACATCCGACAATGtgtttttggtaattttagtGACAATAAATGAATTGTCACTACAACCACGCACAATACGGCAGCCGTGGCGCCAACCACAGCTGCGATGCATAACTTCAAAAAGTATCGGGACGGGACGGTGAGAAAATCTTTGGTTGAaagcacacgagcaattttgcattgatgggacaattatgctgcgttttccattgtttagcctgtggtgaatattgaattacaatggaaaaacagcataattcttgaggttattttcgacataataAACCTGCTGCCATGATGACTCCTAGTTGATGAAGTTAATTTCTCTGGCATATCTCAACTTCCATCAGGTTTAAGGTATAAACTTGGATTGATCTTGACATAAACAGCCTACTTTAATGACGGTTCGAAGATTTTGCGTTATACGAACTATTTGATGTAGCAAACTATACTTTTTTAAGGAATAAAGGTGACGCGAACACTTTGTCTCTGTGTGTTCATTtgcaaaataactgatatcgctaaGAGTGGCGCATTCTACGTTTCTACTGAAATATTGTGTCACAAGTCACAGATGGTGCAACATCActacttttaagaaaattacaaGAAGGATGCCGGATCGTCTGCCATTTTTGgggaaatttctttttagccccgtacgaagtacgaaggggcttataggattacgatgccgtgtgtaattgatggaattcgaagcagacggtaagggcaaagtgtttgcctatgttcatagataacgaatccgcaataaaaactttgtctgtccgtctgtccgtctgtccgtccgtctgtcacgtcgatatcttgagtaaatcaaatccgatttcaaaaattttttttccctgatagtcaaaatagtgaggctaagttcgaagatgggcgattttgggtcgacccttccggagctggggcccaataagtgcctaactgtttttcgacgatatctccagacatttaagcactacacttgtaagtgatacgtcaaatgaaaggtatttacaataccgatcgacaaaaaaaaagtttatgaaaattggatgaccgactcgtgagttagaccccttggtgtgaactaggtacagggcggcaagccgtttttgcttgtaggttggccaaatttgaacgtatttagatggattttgctttatgataggtattgaccgtaccaatcagggaaaaaaaagtttatgaaattcgattcaccggtctcttggagtgagcttatatgtggctactcggccgtacagtgaaggtggtgttttttgttaatatctcgagtaaactttgaccgaatttaaattttttttttgtttgaaaggtactaacgaatgtaaagcagccgtactactttccacctcctaacaaaatggccgtcggccgccattttggatttttgtaaaatcaatataaatcggtgaaaatgatacttacttaattttaggtcaattcgaaatttgtgttacatttgaaaggaacgtcgtacggggctatgcgctatgcgcaatttttaagacgtacacatttcataagaattttactttaccgacgtttacgggcgcagtaggcttactgtaagagtagggcgacggacgaactagggtcacgtacgcaataaatgtacgggtttgtacggggctcagtcgcagcaaacgctccgactgttctgacggctcgtttgaGTAAAATTTTCCTGCGAAAAATCTTTGAGTTCAGACGCTCCTATTGATTTTGAGTTTGCTCCACGTTTACCTTCTTCTACCAACACTTAACAATGCGACTATCAATTTACTAACTCAATGTATTAATAGCAACATTGGTTGAAGCGCCGCTCCGAGATCAAGAGGTCCCCAGTTCAAACCCAGCAActaacatgaaaaaaaaaattatccaaGAAAGACTTACGATATAATTGAATAATaacacgaagaaaaaaaataacgaaatttgatggaataatgtacatcaaaatttcattttatttcggataCCAGAGCAAACGTCCTGACACCACACGTCTACTAACGTACCCGAAGTACGATCCGAAAatagctgtctgccagccaatTTACACGTCCACTACGTATACTATGTCCAGCGCGGTAACTTTTCTATCAGTGTGcgcaaagaatttttgaattcacaTTCGGTAGATATTTgacttttaatatttttcatataaaccgCCTTTCCGGCCGGATTTTTCTGACACAAGGGGCTGGACTATGTGTTATTATTTCCGGCAGCATGCTAATTTTAACACGTTGCCGATTATTGTGACTTGTCAACTTcaggcacaccggaaagtgctaaagGAGTCAAGGAAAAccttcaaataaaattctaaaaatcaaaaattttactgctcgagcattatccCCTACGTGTTAACGGTATTTTGAAGGTGAAATTTTCTGTGGTTTATAGATGGTGCAAAACCTGGTGCCCAAATTTTGAGATGTATGaatgtttttcaaagaatgGACTCGGTGTTAATGATGCGTTCAACAATATCATTTTGAGGGCAAAATTGCGAAAAGAAAAGGTAATTTTTATCCTAATTCTAGCATTAATGAGCTTCCATGtttttccggaaaatggatttactttgaAGCCATTTTAACTGACTATATTTCCGAACctattttcataaatgttgTGTCGTTTGAAAAGCACGGTCTAGTACTTCAGACTCTAACACGTAGGGCAAAAACTCTCCCGAGAAACCCAACAAAAGTACCTGGAATAGTCTTGTGTGTCCAGGCTATAATTTATAACGTTCTTTCTACATCGATAGAAGGTAGATGGTTGGCATACTTATTCAAGAGATCTCTACACAAGTATTGCAGtatcaattcatttttcattcaagtATCAATATTCAGCAATATTTGAATAATCAAAGTGAACAGTTAAATCCAGAATTTCCTAATCAGGGTCCTTTGGAAACAGGAACAGGAACTTGTGAGACTTGCAATAAAACCACTTTCTATGAGAATGAATGTTCTATATTAAATATTGACTTGTTCACTTGTACAGCCATCGATTggcaatgaattgaataatcGTAAACAAATATAATGAGACCACAGTGTGGTGAATAAACTTTCGGCAGTGAAGCCAGTTTAATTATTACCTGAACATATTCCCACCCTTGAAGCATTCATacttcaaaattaattaaaaggtGAAGAAAAATTTACGTTACCCAAAAACAGGTTCATtctcacaaaattttaattcaaaattgtgcTAAAGCTTCTTTTCTGTAAGACTGGAGAAGATATCCCAAAGGGGCCATTAAACCTTTTCAAATCGTTATAATAATCTTAAAACTACGTcagcaattttcaaattcatctCACGCTAGTTGACaacaaattcttaaattaatttgatccTGAACCTCAAACAAAATCCACAAACGaaccaaaattgaaaatcaaaatttctaaCAAGTTAATTTACCTCTAccgtcaaatgaaaatttacttgaaaCTTTTGAAAACAACAACTAACCGCCGCCACTTCGTAATTAGAAtttaaatgaacgaaaattaaCGTTTGAAAATTGGCTTTTACTATAAATACGATTTTCTTCGATAGGCAAAACTGATATCTTAGAAACGTTACGTTTAAAAATCGACTTGTGCGTCTTTAGCTTAGCAACATACTTCGAAAAATCTAGGAATCGGAGGATCTATACTCGCCGTGTGCTTTTCCAATTTAACCACCCTCACATTGTTTGTCATCATCTCCTGcataaacattcaaaattcttGCCACTGGCCACTTTACTGGTATTTTACTTTCTTCACGCAGTAAGACCAATTGACCTTCTTTGATGTTTTCTTGCGCTTTTAACCATTTTGGACGTTGTTGCAAACGTGACAAATATTCGCTGTACATTCCAGAATTCTTGATGCACACGTTGGACCAGTTTCCATCTCGACAGTCTGTTTATATTCTCTTCTATGGTAACAATGAGGTAAAGGGGAAAAAGTGCCTCAAGACTTGTGTAGAGAGCTGTAGAATAAGTATCCCAAATCACTACTATCTACTTTTTATTGATGTAGAAATAACCTACTCACTTATGAAAATCGGTTCGAAAATAGACAGCGAAAATTGCGTCAgagttgatgaattttccaggacaattttttggaaaacccTGATCGCTGTTCAATTTCGGTCGAAAAAGTTTATTGGACAAAAGAACAGAACAGAAAAGAAAGGAGAagaaaagtgaagaaaaagaTGAGATGAGaatattgaaatttcgtaaaagaatAATTCCTAGTATTCTGCGCGAAACaactttatttttcgaaatctccggaaattcaaattttcacttttccaatatttccAATCTACATTTTATATTGATTGCCAATAGTTtctttatctcctgtaatgtcataatattcacaatttgaatgtcacttttagaatcaaaatgggctagatttaaacacgtcattcacagaacgtacgtttattaactgaaaatttcgataaatggtcatttgcgcacggctaacttcgataatttcacatttattcacggaaaacttcgataatttctcatttattcactgaaaattgacaaattcttgacagtatactagatgtgtgttttatttgtggggaatatgaatgagtgacgGTGTCATAACGTGTTTAtatttcagtttgattttttaaatttgttttttatggtgattatgacattacaggagataaaaccttgtGCCATGTTCCCTGTTGCTAATGGTACCGGGTGCCTTaaatacatgaaatttttttgtcacaccttgttcattccttgataacacaataacttgagtaatcCCAATACTTATTATTCTTAGACCATAACACGGGTAGCAagtaaaaaacgaaatgttcaaacaatactctctctagcaaacaaacccTCACCTCTCTGTGTccaattcacaccttatttctttttatcaacaaacactattttacattttgactgactacgctgtaatgtacatgtaaattccaaaggctacttgattctttcaccacgttaataaaagtagtttggttgctagagagggtaatccataattgtcgatcccatcaatgcaaaattgctAGTTTGTTTTCCGCCTTtcattcaatgatttttactACCTAAAATATGGACGTATTCATGGCTGCTTCGATAATGGGTGTCATTAAGCAGACTAAACGAACTAGTTCGTTCAAAAACTGTTTTATTTACGACAAAAAAGGTTAGTGAAATGAAAAGGAATCAACAATTCAATATTATCGGTAGAACTTAAGAATATTTGTGTTcaatattattttacaaaacgatTATACTACAAATAGTACAGTTTGTCGGCCAGCATTTCAGCGGGTGGTTTCTTAACGGATTGGCCAACCAAGAAAGCCAATTTATGAGCGTACTGgaaataaaatccaaaaattttcaccaCCTAGAATTGATTGGAGGAAAggtaacaaaatatttacctgACAACAGGCTGGAACGCGAACAGTTCCCGGCCAATTGTAATACAGGAAACACATTTTGTAGGTCAGACGCTGCAAAACGTCCGGTGAATAATTGTTGTCGTCGTGCAGCACAATGAAATGTGTAGGCGTCACGGTTCCTTGTCTTACATTTTGTGGAACCAAGAAAAAGTCGTACAAAAACCGCCGAGTAATCGAGTGGTCAATGATACAACCAGGAGCAGGATTGTCGTATCCGTTGCCTTTAGCCTACAGATAAAAGATTCTCAGGTCAATGTCGGTTATGACTCAGCCAAAATGTTAAAGAATCTTCGCTTACAAGGAAAAGTCGTGTGTTGATACGTTTCTGGACGACTATGAAAGTGAATTGCGGTTTGTAATCCGGATTCTGTAACGTACAAGCTTTAACGAGCTGTGGTAGTTCGTATTCGCTGACCATTTTCAGTTGTCCATCACCAACACCGTCGCTAAATTGAtatgtgaaaagaaaaatcgtttttcgtaGGGACTTCAATCAGTTACCGATATATAATGATTTTGTCCGGAAGCGCTTCGTTTCGTTGCTTGTATGCATGTAGAGCGCTAATCAACGCTTGAGCTAAACCATTGATCAGCTCTTCTTTTTGCGATTGAATGACGGCCCGGCTGTACCATTCGGTGTATGTACCATTTAACGATGCAATAAATGCTCCCACAGAATTATCCTTTTTCTTCGTGTCATGGTAAGTGTCGATGCCACAGATCATGACATTTTTCAGCGGAATTTTGATGCTCCACAAAGAACCTCCGATTTTGCAATTCATTTGAAGTGCAATTTTGGCTATGATTGAACGGCTTTTAGCTTCATTAGCCAGTGTTCGGCTATTGATGAcctgaaatggtttttttaatcaaaattagaCAATGGTGAGATCGTAGCCGCTctagaaaatatttacctGAGTAGGTATGGGTAATTCGCCACAGCACACCTTCTTAATGGCAGCGTAGCGATCATCGCGTGACGATGGACAAATTATCACAATAATTTGCAGAGAAGGATTGACGACTCTGCGAAGTAGCTGAACATATTGCTCGTTCTTGTCATCATTCAGAACTTCAACTTTCGGTGTATTGACTTTCAGGCCCATCGGAGCCGAATTCGTCATAAtcgtttcaataaaattttgggcGCATTTCATGTCTCGTTTCGTATGTATCACCATCCAGTTGGTCAGATTGATCACTTTGAACAGTTGATTATTACAACAATATTTATTGAAGTCGCCCCTCTCGGCGATGATTGTCTTTCCACGCCCGAATAGTATTTCTTCGTCTTCCAGTTGTCTGCCACTCAATTTTAATGGATTCGTTTCCAATGTCAGGCCCCAGTTCTTAAGTACATCTGTTGCTTCTTTGCTGGCGTTCAAGTTCTTACAGAAAGTATTCATCGCATCCACACGTTGGTTAGGCGTCACTCGAGTGATTGTTGCAATGTCTCTCATTACTTTCAGATCGCTGCGTAGGGCATCGGTGATGCCAGTCAAGTAACATATTTCCGGTATCAGGCAAAAAGTTATCGTCTCTTTGTCCGGTTTGCCCGAAACGCGTCGTTCTTCGCGACTTAACAGAAGAGGTTGTTTCGTATCAGCAAGATCAATGTTGTAATGGTTTTTGTAGTACTCCATGTAGCTTACGTCTTTACCACTCATTGTGAAAGTGGATTGTGGTGATTCGTTGAAGAGTATGTCATCGATTCTGTAGGTCTTATTATTGTACCGTGTTAGGACGACTTGCCCAAGCAATGCCTCCATCGCCTTTTGCTGAAAGTTATTTTTGTCCGATACATAGGCGTGCGTCAAAATGTCGAGCACAGTTTCTGTGCATAGGAGACGATGTGAAACATCCAAACAAAGCATGACACCATCTTCATATTCGTCAACAGCAGTCACGTAGCCAGGCCATATCTCCAGTTTATGCTGAGGAATGGGTTTCGGTGCAGTAGGATCAAAATTCTTCCGGCCGAATCGAAccaatttaagaattttcataaTCCGTTCGAACAGTACGTTGTACAAGTGAATGCAATCCTTCagcaatttcttctttttgaaGATGATGGTTACGGTGACCTTACTGTTGTCGTTATCATTGTTTGAAATCAGCATAGTTCGACTGTCCGGTAACAGGAACGGTAAGTACAATACGGATCCATCGAAAGTTCTCGTGTTACCAATGGTATCGCGATGTTGATTCAACAGCTTGTATCTCAATTGTAACGAGTGAATAGCTGGGGCGAATCTTACTTCATATTCGAAGACGCCCTTGTCCGGGTCGGTATTTAGACGAATGTAATTGGCCGCAATGTTCACTGGGCGTcctgaattaaaaaattaagaaaaatgaatgataCAAGCGGCTAGTTATCGGCAATGGCGCCGTTTGGAAGAAtgcttcaaaattaaaaaaaaaacaaatccaacTGAAGAGTAACGGAATACTACTTTGCCGTTGAGATCATTGTTAAGTCAACAATCACATCAAAATGACAAATACTTTTACAGATGTATTCAAAAGAAATGTACACGAACCTTTTGTTCCACGGCGAATAACTGGATCCTGCTCAGTCTCAACCGCTCCGATATTTATTTCTTCAAGTTCTTCCGTAGCCGACTCAACGGCTTCCTCAAAACAAACGTTACTGGAGAGAGTTTTCTGCTTCTCCTCCAGTAACAGATGTAAAATTTTGCCACGTCCCGACGTAGGCTTCGGTAGAAAAGAAGCTTCAATGCCAGATGTTGCATGACTTAACGAAGAAGATCCATCATGGCTTGGGGTGTTTGTTACAGAAGCTGGAGTATTGTCACTATCATCTGttttttcgagtaaaaaaCGTCCCCGTCCAGCACCTTTGCTCAGCCCCAGGCCACTATCCAGAACGCTTGGTTTTGTATGAGAATCAGTATCTTTGCTGCTTTCATCTGTGCTGCCTTGCAACGATCGCA is a window of Bradysia coprophila strain Holo2 unplaced genomic scaffold, BU_Bcop_v1 contig_350, whole genome shotgun sequence DNA encoding:
- the LOC119080917 gene encoding protein argonaute-3; the protein is MSIRGGSGRGAFLRSLQGSTDESSKDTDSHTKPSVLDSGLGLSKGAGRGRFLLEKTDDSDNTPASVTNTPSHDGSSSLSHATSGIEASFLPKPTSGRGKILHLLLEEKQKTLSSNVCFEEAVESATEELEEINIGAVETEQDPVIRRGTKGRPVNIAANYIRLNTDPDKGVFEYEVRFAPAIHSLQLRYKLLNQHRDTIGNTRTFDGSVLYLPFLLPDSRTMLISNNDNDNSKVTVTIIFKKKKLLKDCIHLYNVLFERIMKILKLVRFGRKNFDPTAPKPIPQHKLEIWPGYVTAVDEYEDGVMLCLDVSHRLLCTETVLDILTHAYVSDKNNFQQKAMEALLGQVVLTRYNNKTYRIDDILFNESPQSTFTMSGKDVSYMEYYKNHYNIDLADTKQPLLLSREERRVSGKPDKETITFCLIPEICYLTGITDALRSDLKVMRDIATITRVTPNQRVDAMNTFCKNLNASKEATDVLKNWGLTLETNPLKLSGRQLEDEEILFGRGKTIIAERGDFNKYCCNNQLFKVINLTNWMVIHTKRDMKCAQNFIETIMTNSAPMGLKVNTPKVEVLNDDKNEQYVQLLRRVVNPSLQIIVIICPSSRDDRYAAIKKVCCGELPIPTQVINSRTLANEAKSRSIIAKIALQMNCKIGGSLWSIKIPLKNVMICGIDTYHDTKKKDNSVGAFIASLNGTYTEWYSRAVIQSQKEELINGLAQALISALHAYKQRNEALPDKIIIYRDGVGDGQLKMVSEYELPQLVKACTLQNPDYKPQFTFIVVQKRINTRLFLAKGNGYDNPAPGCIIDHSITRRFLYDFFLVPQNVRQGTVTPTHFIVLHDDNNYSPDVLQRLTYKMCFLYYNWPGTVRVPACCQYAHKLAFLVGQSVKKPPAEMLADKLYYL